A stretch of Corynebacterium timonense DNA encodes these proteins:
- a CDS encoding maltotransferase domain-containing protein: MIGRFGIDDVRPQVSGRALPAKAVVGEVVPVSALVWREGHDAVAATLVLTRPDGEQLTVAMQPETYRPDYVHAVFVPGTEGLWRFRIDAWSDVMATWRNAVTKKFNAGQGADELANDIAHGIELFEAAAAQTPAPGREVLEGAARALADDTLPLARRLAPGVSDDVREVLEAHPLREMLTRGPVCDVLVERREALVNSWYELFPRSTGGVDEAGRPVHGTWATTAEHLERVAAMGFDTVYFPPIHPIGEVNRKGRNNTLVAEEGDVGSPWAIGSAAGGHDAFHPLLGGEQEFMAMKARADELGLEIALDFALQAAPDHPWAAEHPEFFTVLADGTIAYAENPPKKYQDIYPINFDNAPDALYAEIYRVLMYWVGLGITTFRVDNPHTKPVNFWHWLITKVHETHPQVIFLAEAFTRPPRMYGLSKAGFSQSYTHFTWKTTKAELTDFAGLLVDVSDVSRPNLFVNTPDILHSSLQTGGRAAFAIRATLAATMSPLWGVYSGFELYESVPVHDGSEEYLDSEKYELRPRDFAAALARGDSLEPYLTLLNRIRRDNPALQQLRQIRFHEAANEQIIAYSKVDAVTGNAVLVVVNLDPHVTQESTVLVDAEAIGLNQGDSFEVHDLISGENYTWRAGGDNFVRLAPEGNVAHIFRLPDVATQRRDALAYRRISDHDYRP; the protein is encoded by the coding sequence ATGATTGGACGCTTTGGTATCGACGACGTTCGCCCCCAGGTTTCCGGGCGGGCCCTTCCCGCGAAAGCAGTCGTGGGCGAGGTTGTCCCGGTTTCTGCCCTCGTCTGGCGCGAGGGCCACGACGCCGTCGCCGCCACGCTCGTGCTCACCCGGCCGGACGGCGAGCAGCTCACCGTGGCCATGCAGCCGGAGACGTACCGCCCCGACTACGTCCACGCCGTGTTCGTTCCCGGCACGGAAGGGCTGTGGCGCTTCCGCATCGACGCCTGGAGCGACGTCATGGCCACATGGCGCAATGCGGTGACAAAGAAGTTCAACGCTGGCCAGGGCGCGGACGAGCTGGCCAACGACATCGCCCACGGCATCGAGTTGTTCGAGGCGGCCGCGGCGCAGACCCCCGCCCCGGGCCGCGAGGTGCTCGAGGGCGCCGCCCGCGCACTCGCCGACGACACCCTCCCCCTCGCCCGGCGGCTCGCGCCGGGCGTGAGCGACGACGTGCGTGAGGTGCTCGAGGCCCACCCGCTGCGCGAGATGCTCACCCGCGGCCCGGTGTGCGACGTCCTCGTCGAGCGCCGCGAGGCCCTGGTTAACTCGTGGTACGAGCTGTTTCCGCGCTCCACCGGTGGCGTCGACGAGGCGGGCCGTCCTGTCCACGGGACGTGGGCCACGACCGCCGAGCACCTCGAACGCGTCGCGGCCATGGGCTTCGACACCGTCTACTTCCCGCCCATCCACCCCATCGGCGAGGTCAACCGCAAGGGCCGCAACAACACCCTCGTGGCGGAGGAGGGAGACGTCGGCTCCCCGTGGGCCATCGGCTCCGCCGCGGGCGGACACGACGCCTTCCACCCGTTGCTCGGCGGGGAACAAGAGTTTATGGCGATGAAGGCCCGCGCCGACGAGCTGGGCCTCGAGATCGCCCTCGACTTCGCGCTGCAGGCCGCTCCGGATCACCCCTGGGCCGCCGAACACCCCGAGTTTTTCACCGTGCTCGCCGACGGCACCATCGCCTACGCCGAAAACCCGCCGAAGAAGTACCAGGACATCTACCCGATCAACTTCGACAACGCCCCCGACGCCCTCTACGCGGAAATCTACCGCGTCCTCATGTACTGGGTGGGCTTGGGCATTACCACCTTCCGTGTGGACAACCCCCACACCAAGCCGGTGAACTTCTGGCACTGGCTCATCACGAAGGTCCACGAGACCCACCCGCAGGTCATCTTCCTCGCTGAGGCCTTCACTCGCCCGCCGCGCATGTACGGCCTGTCGAAGGCGGGCTTCTCGCAGTCCTACACCCACTTCACGTGGAAGACGACGAAAGCCGAGCTCACCGACTTCGCAGGTCTGCTTGTCGACGTCTCCGACGTCTCCCGCCCCAACCTCTTCGTCAACACCCCCGACATCCTCCACTCCTCGCTGCAGACCGGCGGGCGCGCCGCCTTCGCCATCCGCGCCACCCTCGCCGCGACCATGAGCCCCCTGTGGGGCGTCTACTCGGGCTTCGAGCTCTACGAAAGCGTGCCCGTGCACGACGGCAGCGAGGAGTACCTCGACTCGGAGAAGTACGAGCTGCGCCCGCGCGACTTCGCTGCCGCTCTCGCGCGCGGCGACTCGCTCGAGCCCTATCTCACCTTGCTCAACCGCATCCGGCGTGACAACCCTGCCTTGCAGCAGCTGCGCCAGATCCGCTTCCATGAGGCCGCCAACGAGCAGATCATCGCCTACTCCAAGGTCGACGCCGTCACCGGCAACGCCGTCCTCGTCGTGGTCAACCTCGACCCACACGTCACCCAAGAATCCACGGTGCTCGTCGACGCCGAGGCCATCGGTCTAAACCAAGGCGACAGCTTCGAGGTTCACGACCTCATCAGCGGCGAAAACTACACG